The DNA segment GGTTTTATATTTATATATCTAACTTTAAATTCGTAATACTTATCTTTAGTTTTTATACTTTTGAATTTTTCTTTTGTGTATTTTTCTATAGCTTTATTGCGGTTTGTTTTTCTAAGCTTTGTGTATAAGTCATGTTTTTTAAGAAATTTGTAAAATGCAAATTTCGGGATTACAAATTTAATACTATCAAAACCTATGTTTTGCATTTTATTCCTTTCTTTTTTTTGTTATTTTGCTACCTCATCAAAACCTTTTTTCATAACTAAAGATTTTGAATTTGCTTTTGTAAGTTCAAAACCTTTTGAACTAAGTTCACTAATCAAGCATTCTATTTTCCTTGCTTTTTCTAAAGCTTTATTGTTTTTTTGTATAGGTTTGAAATTCATTTTTATCCTTTTAGCAATTCTTTTGCTTTTATCAAGAGTTTTTTTAAATCATCTAGATTAGATCTTATTTCTTCTTCATCACACTCTTCCATATAATCAACCAACTCTAAGCATTCTTTGTTAATTAAAGCCAAAGCTCTTACATGTTCTATGGCTGTATTTAGTTTTTCTTTAAAAGACATTTTTTTCCTTCTTTATAGTGCTTAAATGAAAGTTAAAAAAGCCACTATATGTGGCTTATTCAAAAATAAAAAGTGTCTAATTGACTAAAATGGAGTTTAACTCCCATTTAAACACTACTTATGCCAAAACATAGGGCCTGCATTCAAAGTTATTTAAACTTTTAGTATTTTGACTATCAACAAAGCTTTTTTAAAAAGCCCACTTTCCCACCTGTCGCCATGGAGTGTGATAAATAAAGAACAAGCTAGCTGTAATCAAGCTAGCTATAAGGAAATTCACTTAAAACCTAGTTTCAAGCTTTTAAAAACCATTTAAACACACTTAAAAAATGTGCTTAATGAGGTTTTTAAGCTACCTCATCAATTTCTTTTAAAATATCTGATATTTCTTGTATGGTTTTTGTTTTTTCTTCTACTAAAGCTATTATTTTTTTATGCTTTAGCTTTAAATCTTTTAATCTCTTAGACAATCTTAAATCCTCATTTAAAAAACCAAGTCTTAAAAGTGCTTTTTCTACTTTAGAATTTGTTACACTTTTATCACTAAGCCAAACTTTTAATGTTTGATTTTTTAAATTGAGTTTTCTTTCTACTTCATCAAAAGTTTTTAGTCCTAATTTTTCTTTAATTTTTTCATTAATACACATTTAATTACCCTCATAATGAACTATGATAGCTTCAAATAAACCATCACTGATAGCTTCAAGCCTTATAAATGCATGCTCATGTAAAAAGCCTAAACTCTCATTAAATTCACTTTCTTTCATATTCATTCGTTTAAAAAGCGCGTCTTTTTTTATAGATTTTTCATCTTTAACTATACTCATAATAGTATTTGCGTATGCACTTATCATTTTGCTTCCTTTATATTTATAACTACGAGTATAATTGATAAGACAACTATAATCACACCAGCTATAATCAAATCTTGCATTATGTATCCTTTTTTATACTTAAGCAAAAAGTTGGTATTCTTTTTGCTAAAAAATAATTATTTTTATGTTTTAAAATTAATTATGTGTAGAATTATAATTCATTTTGAATTAATTGTCAAGTCAAAATATAAAAATATTTTAAAATCAATTCTTTTTGATTTGTAATATTAAATTATTTTTTAAGGATATAGCCGTGGATTATGAAGAAGTTATTAGAATACTAAAAAAAATTGCCAATGCTGATACTATCAAAGATTTAAGCGAAATACTTAATGTAAATTATACTACATTTAACACTTGGGCGGTTAGAGGGGAAATCCCCCTAAAAAGAATCAAAGAATTTTCAGAGAAACTGGGTGTTAATATTGATACAATTATCAACTGGGATATTAATTCTAAAGAGAATGAAAATATCATATTGCAAGGCAAAAACAACTCTGTTAATTTTCCAACTAATAATACTCACATTATGGAAGTAAAAGAAATATTGAAAAAATGGATGCTAGAACAAAACCTGAAAACCTATAAAGAACTAGCAAATTATCTAGGTGTTGCCGCAAATACTATAGATATTTGGAAACAAAGAGGTTATATACCAGAAAAAAATATACTTAAATATACTCAAATGAATATAAATAATACAAGCAATATAGAAAATATAATTAAAATCAGATATTTTCCTAATGTTTACGCTAGTGCAGGTTTTGGCAATGATAATAGTGATGAAAACTTTCAAACTATATACCTTGATAAAAATTTTTTAGTAGAAATATTAGGTATTCCTTATAAGACGCAATATGATATGATAAAAATATTTGGCGATAGCATGGAGCCTTTTATACAAAATGGAAGTTTTGTTATAGTTGATACTAATAAAAATTCACTCGATAAAATCAAAAATGCGGATGTGGCTATTTTTAGATACGATGGTGAATTATTTTGTAAACGCATAAGAAAAAATGTCCTTGATGATGAAATTATCATAAGTAGTGACAATATAGGTTTTGAAGACAAAAAAATCAAAAAATCTGCATTAAAAGATTATGTATTTTTAGGTGTAGTAATTTGTTCGTGTAACACTAAAACATTCTTAAATCAAATAGAAAGGGTTTAAAATGCTTAAAAAGATATTTTTATTAGCGTTATTTACCTCATTGTCTTTTGCAAAGTACACACAATATGAACCGAGTGAAGATTTTGCGAAGTATTTTACTAAACAAAACTGCTCTCAAGTTTTAGATAAATTTTATTATATTAATTGCTATGATTATAACTATAAAGGTACTAAAGCAGTAGCTTATAAATTAGAAGCAGATAATCTAAAAGGAGAACAAATCAAAAAACGCCCACGCTTTGAAGATGATACAAATATACCTAAAAAATATCGCACTACTTGGAATGATTATAAAAATAGTGGTTATGATAGAGGACACACTCTTTCCAATGCTTCTATGAGAAAAACTACTCAAGCCCAAAGAAGTACATTCTTAATGAGTAATATTACTCCACAAAATCCACAAATTAATCAAAAAGTATGGAATAAGATTGAAAAAAGAGAAAGACAAGCAGCTTTAAAGCTTGGAGAAATTGAAGTTTTAAATTTAGTTAATTATGATAGCAACCCACAAAGAATAAAAAATCAAATTGCTATTCCAATCTCTTATATTAAGATTGTAAAAGGTAATAATTTTAAAGAATGTTATAAAGTTCCAAATTATGAAATGGAAAATTTAACTATAAAAAGATATAAGTTTAATTGTGATAAAATATAATTCTGTTATATAAAAAAGGATTTATTATGTTGTCTTTAAATGCCATAAATTTATATGAGGAAATGTTAAAATACGAATTTGTATGGAGTAGTATTAAAAATTCAAGTCTAAAAAAGTTTAAAGATTTACAAATAATACAGCAAGATTTTACTTCTCAAGATACAAAAGAAAAAATACAAGATTTCCTATTGAAATTAGATAAAAAAGACTTCTCTATTTTAACTGAATATAACTATCAATTTCCTAAAAATTTAAAAGATACATATATAAAATCACTTTACTATAAAGGAAATTTAGATTTACTTAGTAAGCCTAGAAAAATCGCCATAGTTGGAGCAAGAAATGCGACAGAAGATGGAATAAAAAGAGCTATAAAATTATCAAAAGAACTATCGAACAAAGGTTTTATAATTGTTTCTGGATTGGCACATGGAATTGATACAGCGGCAATGAAATCTACTCTTAAAAACAATGGAAATCTTATTGGGGTAATAGGTACACCTATTAATGAATATTATCCTATTGAAAACAAAGAACTTCAAGATGAGATAGCAAATAAACATCTTTTAGTAAGTCATGTACCTTTTTATAAATACTCTAAACAGCCATTTTCAACTAAGAAATTTTACTTTCCTGAAAGAAATGCGGTTATGGCTGCAATATCGGATGCTACAGTCATTGTAGAAGCAAGTGAAACGAGTGGAACTTTAACACAAGCTAGAGCTTGTATTGAAATTGGAAGAAAGCTTTTTATATTAAATTCATGCTTTGAAAATGGTTTAAAATGGCCATATACTTACGAAAAAAAAGGTGCAATTAGAGTTAAAAAAATTGAAGATATTTTGGATAACCTATGAAACCTATTAAAGTTGATTTAAATATAGATAGCATCCCTTATCTAAATTTTGATGACGCTTGTTATTATTTTTTAGACTATAAGCCAAATTCCGGTTTCGATGTTAACTCGTTGGTATTTAACTTTAAAAAAGATTTATCATTTAAAAATCATTCATCTTGGTATTATAGAAATGATGCTATTAAAGAATTTGCAAAAATGATAAACAATGCATTTTTAAATATAAATAAAAATATATTCAATATTATTCCAATGCCTACATCAAAGCCAAAGAATTCAACAGAATTTAACAATAGACTAATACAAACTATGGAAGAATTATTAAAATTAGATAGTAGCTATAAAATATTTGATTGTTTTGATGTTCAAAATAACTTAGTACCAGCACATCATAATGGATGTAGAAATCCTAATGATTTAAAACAAGAAATATTATTTAATCCACCAATTCTTTTTGATAAGAACATATTTTTAATAGATGATGTATTAACAACTGGAGGACATTTTAAAGCTTGTAAGAATATCTTATTAGAAAAACTAGATCCAAATATAAATGTAATTGGATTATTTTTAGCAAAAACCGAACACTACTACTAATTTTATAAAATATCATTGCGCTTCTCACTGATTCAACTCCTTGATTTTTTCTATATTGATCTCACATTGCTTGTAGTGATAAAAAAGTTCAT comes from the Campylobacter insulaenigrae NCTC 12927 genome and includes:
- a CDS encoding DNA/RNA endonuclease G gives rise to the protein MLKKIFLLALFTSLSFAKYTQYEPSEDFAKYFTKQNCSQVLDKFYYINCYDYNYKGTKAVAYKLEADNLKGEQIKKRPRFEDDTNIPKKYRTTWNDYKNSGYDRGHTLSNASMRKTTQAQRSTFLMSNITPQNPQINQKVWNKIEKRERQAALKLGEIEVLNLVNYDSNPQRIKNQIAIPISYIKIVKGNNFKECYKVPNYEMENLTIKRYKFNCDKI
- a CDS encoding phosphoribosyltransferase; this translates as MKPIKVDLNIDSIPYLNFDDACYYFLDYKPNSGFDVNSLVFNFKKDLSFKNHSSWYYRNDAIKEFAKMINNAFLNINKNIFNIIPMPTSKPKNSTEFNNRLIQTMEELLKLDSSYKIFDCFDVQNNLVPAHHNGCRNPNDLKQEILFNPPILFDKNIFLIDDVLTTGGHFKACKNILLEKLDPNINVIGLFLAKTEHYY
- a CDS encoding LexA family transcriptional regulator, producing MDYEEVIRILKKIANADTIKDLSEILNVNYTTFNTWAVRGEIPLKRIKEFSEKLGVNIDTIINWDINSKENENIILQGKNNSVNFPTNNTHIMEVKEILKKWMLEQNLKTYKELANYLGVAANTIDIWKQRGYIPEKNILKYTQMNINNTSNIENIIKIRYFPNVYASAGFGNDNSDENFQTIYLDKNFLVEILGIPYKTQYDMIKIFGDSMEPFIQNGSFVIVDTNKNSLDKIKNADVAIFRYDGELFCKRIRKNVLDDEIIISSDNIGFEDKKIKKSALKDYVFLGVVICSCNTKTFLNQIERV
- a CDS encoding DNA-processing protein DprA — its product is MLSLNAINLYEEMLKYEFVWSSIKNSSLKKFKDLQIIQQDFTSQDTKEKIQDFLLKLDKKDFSILTEYNYQFPKNLKDTYIKSLYYKGNLDLLSKPRKIAIVGARNATEDGIKRAIKLSKELSNKGFIIVSGLAHGIDTAAMKSTLKNNGNLIGVIGTPINEYYPIENKELQDEIANKHLLVSHVPFYKYSKQPFSTKKFYFPERNAVMAAISDATVIVEASETSGTLTQARACIEIGRKLFILNSCFENGLKWPYTYEKKGAIRVKKIEDILDNL